The following is a genomic window from Pseudoalteromonas arctica A 37-1-2.
CAGCCATGAATGCATTTATCTGTATATCTGGGAAGATAAAAAAGCAGGTGGTGAGTTATACCTACATCTGCGCCGACACGGTAAGAAATATCACAAGCGCAGTCATGGTAAAACAAACCGAGGGCAAATAAAAAATCGCGTTAGCATTGAAGATCGCCCACAAATAGTTGATGAGAAAGGCCGTATCGGAGATTGGGAAATAGATACCGTCATAGGCAAAGGTCATCGAGGCGCCCTTGTTACCATTGTAGAGCGGGTTACCCAATTCACTGTATCAACTCAGGTGGCAGGAAAAACAGCGGAAGCCGTCACTGCGGCGACGATAGAACTATTAAGGCCATATAGGTCAGCGCTTCATAGCATCACAGCTGACAATGGAAAAGAGTTCGCTTATCACGAGCAAATCACAGAGGCTTTAAGTGTACCTGTTTATTTTGCTCACCCTTATCACTCATGGGAGCGCGGATTGAATGAAAACACGAATGGATTACTACGTCAGTATTGGCCGAAGAGCACAGATTTTAAGGCGGTAACACCAGCACAAGTTATACCCGTACTTGAGCAACTTAATAATCGTCCGAGGAAGACACTTGGATTTGAAACGCCTGCAAAATTGATGCAGGATCACTTGGCGGCTAAAGCCGCCTAAACGTTATGCACTTCAGATTTGAATCCGCGTTATATTTTTAATAATAATTAAAATAAAAACGTATTGCGGAGGGGAAGAATACCTAAGCAACAGCAATTAAACGCTATCGCTTAAAGTATAAATCAATCGCTTTAGTGAGGAGCTCGTCGAGTTGTTCTTCAAATTCTTCAATATTAATATCAAAGTGCTTTAAGTAAGCTCGAGCCTGCACAAGAGATAAATTACGGCTGTTAACGCTATATTGTCGCTCGTCTATGGCTTTATCGTAACGAGGTAAAAATACAAATTGGCCATAAAATGGTGACTTAATATGTTTATTTGCAAAACGACAAAAATCTTCAACATGCTCAGCACCCTTAGGGCCAAGGCAACCGGGCTCGATGCGATACATTAAGCGAATTTTTTTGTCGTCATTTATTTGCATATAAAGCCTTTATCTAAAAAACAGTACGCGTACTATTTTTCCATCTTTAATTTGGTAACTCGAAATCAGTTCTGAGCGTTTATCAACTACCTTTTCGTCAGTTGAGCAGGTTTCTGATAGTTCGTGATCAATCACTATATCACCGTGCACTATGCGCTTAATTGGTGATGAGTGAATACACTTTAACTTTTTAAACATTAGCCCATAACGTTCTATTAGTTTTTCTTTACCTTTAAATAATAGCTCATTAGGGAAAATATAAAACTCAACATCTTCGGCATATACACGAAGAAACTCTTCAATGTTACGCGCGTTATATGCTTTAACTAACTGCTCAACCACCGCAAGTGATTCACGCGATTGCTTAGCTTTAGTTTGTTGCTTAACTGTCAGCGCTTCTTTTGCTTGCGTAACTGCTTTTTCAGCTTCGGCTACAGCCACTGCTTTTTCTATTTTATTTTTAGGCTTTTCAGTAGGTTTAATCTGCTCGTTACCCAATACCTTTGAATCGTCTGGTTTAGTCGCATCAATTGTTGGCTTTTTAAGCTCAGGTGCTTTGTATTCAAGCGTATTTACTTTGTCGTCAGCTTTGACTTGAGTTACTGATTGCTCATCTTCAACTTTTGGTTTTTCAGCGTTTGCTTGAGCTTCAACTTGCTGCTCTTTTTGCTCAGGCTCGCTTTGTTCTGCGGCGTAAGTAATAAGCGCAACGGTGGTAATTAACGAGGCAAAAATAATAGATAACGGTTTCATAACTTTCCTAAAATGAACACTAAACACGTGTAATACCAATTACATTAAATAAGCGATCTATTATAGCGTCAAGAAAATAGCACAATAACAAGGCGAAAATTGTGACATATAGTTGTTCTATATGAATAATATTTAACGCAGTTAGTGAGTTATTTAATGCGATAGAATGATCATATTTTTGATAATATTGGTATAAGGATGCAACATAGCAAATTTTAACGTTATCGGGTAGTTAATACCACCACTGTAGCCTACCAGTACTGCTCTACAGTAATGTTACCGGGTGCTTTGCGGCGGTTACGCGTAAAGTTTTTATCGAGAAGTAGCGCGGTTGTGTCTTTTACCATTTGTGGGTTTCCGCAAATCATAAATTGCGCGTTACTAGGCTCAGGGGTTAATTTTACATGTTCAAACAAGCCGTTGCTCTCAATAGCGTTAGTAATCCGGCCACTTAAGCCTTGTAATGGCTCTTCTCTACTTACAACAGGAATATAGTTGAGTTGTTCTGGGTACACTCTTAATAACTCGTTAATAAGTGCCTGATAGCTTAAATCGTTATTAAAACGTACACCATGCACTAAGTTTATGCTTTTGTATTTTTTCCATACATCGGGCTGTTGCAATATTGATAAAAAAGGCCCTATGGCAGTGCCAGTACCTAACATCCAAAGCTGATCGCTTTGTGGTATTTCATCAAGAGTAAAAAAGCCAGTTGCGTGTTGTTCTATTAATACGGTTTCGCCAGGTTGTAATGTGGCTAAGCGAGGAGAAAGCAAACCGTCAATAACGTTAATAAGGTAAAATTCAAGATCGGGGTTTTCAGGGGCGTTCACATATGAATAAGCCCGAGCAATACGCTTGTCGCCATCCATTATTGAAAGCTTTGTAAATTGCCCTGCTTTAAAAGGCTCTACATTAGCATTAACGGTTAAGCTAAAGAGCGTTTCGCTCCACCATATTACGCTTTTTACTGTTGCTTCAACCCAATTAGACATAGTTACCTCTTGGTTTAGCCATTAAAGTTTTAAATAACTCACTCCATAAACATTAGCATTAAGCGACAAAGACTTACAGGAGAATATGACTCGATTTAAAGCAGTGATGTATGCAGTATTTACCAATAAAATAATGTGAATAATTAGCTCTGCGATAAGAGCCATTAATTGCATAAGGAAAAGCGAAGCAGCAGTAACTAAGAAAAATAAAGTCAAAAAAACAGTGCTTTTTTATTTTATCACTCACTTTAAAAGCGCTGCGTCTTATATCACCATTAGTGAATTATTTACTTGAAAAACTATTGCACTAGGAGAAGCCAAAGAGGAGTAAATGAGAAGAACCAAGCCAGAAATGAGTATTTTATCACTGACTCTAAAAGCGTAGCGTCTCTTAACCTCTTAGTGAATTATTTATTTAAGCCTTTGTTAATTAATTTTATAGTTAAACTCAAATTCCACACATAAAAAAACGGCGCTAAATTTAGCACCGTTTTTATAAGCAATTAGAAAAAGTTTACGCTTTTTTCTCTTCACAACTTGCTAGGTATTCGTCAAACGTACCTTGGAAGTCGATTACTTTTTTATCTTTAATATCAATGATACGCGTAGCTAATGACGATACAAACTCACGGTCATGGCTTACAAAAATAAGCGTACCTTCAAAGTCTTTAAGCGCATTGTTAAGCGCTTCAATGGCTTCCATATCCATGTGGTTAGTTGGTTCGTCCATAACAAGCACATTAACGTCTTGCATCATTAACTTACCAAATAACAGGCGGTTTTTTTCACCACCAGAACAGTTACGCGCTTTTTTGTTTGAATCGTCTGCTGTAAACAACAAACGGCCTAACATGCCACGAACCATTAAATCGTTGTGCTTAGCTGTACGCCATTGCGACATCCAATCAAACAATGTTAAATCGTTTTCAAAATCTTTTGTGCTGTCTTGCGGGCAATAACCAAAGGTCGCATTTTCAGACCATTTAATTTCGCCTTCATTACTTTTAAGCTCGTCTACTAAACAGCGTAAAAATGTAGTTTTACCCACACCATTTTCGCCAATTACAGCAAGCTTAGCGCCAGCTTCTAGTAGTAAGTCGCCACCAGTAAATAACGTTTCGCCATCAAAACCATGGCCAAGCTTATTAACTTCAAGCGCTTGACGATACATTTTTTTACCTTCGTCAAACGAAAGTGATGGGCTCATACGGCTTGAAGATTTAACTTCATCAAGCTTAATTTTATCCATTTTTTTAGCACGCGAACTCGCTTGCTTAGCTTTTGAAGCGTTAGCACCAAAACGGTTAACAAAGTCTTGTAGCTCGTCAATTTCAGCACTCTTTTTAGCATTTTCAGCTAAAAGTTGCTCGCGTTGTAGGCCCGCAGCATCTAAAAACTTCTCGTAGTTACCAGGATAAATACGCAGCTCGCCGTAATCAATGTCGGCCATGTGTGTACATACCGAGTTTAAAAAGTGACGGTCATGGGAAATAATAATCATCGTACATTTACGTTTGTTAAGCTCGTTAGCAAGCCACGTAATTGTATGAATATCCAAGTTATTGGTAGGCTCATCCAGTAGCAAAATGTCAGGATTTGCAAATAACGCTTGTGCTAAAAGCACACGTAGTTTCCAACCTGGAGCAACGTTTGCCATTAACCCGTAATGAAATTCTTTATCGATACCCGCTTCAAGCAAAATTTCTTCAGCGCGGCTTTCTGCCGTGTAACCGTCCATTTCAGCAAATACGCTTTCAAGATCGGCTACTTTCATGCCGTCGTCTTCGCTCATTTCTGGTAACGAGTAAATACGTTCGCGCTCTTGCTTTACTTTCCAAAGCTCCACGTCGCCCATAATTACCGCGTCTACAACGCTGTATTGCTCAAAAGCAAACTGGTCTTGGCTTAGGTTACCTAATTTCAACCCTGGAGTAATAGATACATTACCCGCACTTGGAACAAGCGCACCGCTTAAAATTTTCATGAAAGTCGACTTGCCGCAGCCGTTAGCGCCAATTAAACCGTAACGGTTACCGTTACCAAATTTAGCTGAAATGTTTTCAAACAACGGCTCTGCGCCAAACTGCATCGTAATATTTGCGGTGGAGATCAAAAAGGGTAATCCTAGATTAGTACTGACAGGAGTACGCTGCAGCAATACGCCACAAACAAGAACCAGACAATAGGGTAAATTAGCTGGCGAATTATACAGATCAGCCACAACGAATGAAAGATAAAAGGCAGCTAATTTATAACCAAGTAAAAATAACGGCAATTCTCGGTTTTAAGTCACTATTTTTAGCGTGAGCGGTGGTGCTTAGTTACAGCGGGGAATGTAAATAAGCACTAACGCCAGGCAATATTAAAGAAGTGTTGCAGTCAAAGAGCTAAGTTATTGCCCATGCTTTAATGCACAGGTTGATAAATTAACTTTATAGCAGCCGCATTTTTAGTAATTAATTGATTAACGGTCGCCACGTCATCAAGTGTTAGCGACTCCTTACTTAGCATAAAGTGCACATTGTTAACGTTAATCGGTGTAATAGACTTTACCTGCGTAATTGAGGGGTGTTTTTTTACAAAGTACTGCGCAACCACAGAGTCTTCAATAACATAGTCAATTCGTTTTTTATCTAGCATGCTAAATCGATTATTTGCTTGAGCAGTAAGCACTACCTGTGTTGAATACTTAGTTTTTAGTTGTTCAAGCTCGTTACCAAAAAAGCTTCCTCGGTTAATACCAGCTGTAAACTCCTTACTAAAAAGCTCAGGTAAACTTGTTACATCAGGCGAGTCTTTATGTTTATAAAGATGCATAACTTCTGCGCGATAAGGCAAACTAAAATGCGCATATTGAGCGCGTTTTTTTGTGTAACTTGCCGCGTAAGTTATATCTACTCGGCCATTTTTAAGCTCAGCTTGAACACGCGAAAAACTCGGGAAATAAGTCCATTTAATACAAAATTTTGAATCTTTAAAAATAGCGTTTACAGCATCCACTTCTGTGCCTAAAAATGTATCACCTTGCTTAACAAGGTAAGGCGGCCAATTAGTTTCGTTAGTGCCCATTACCAATGTTTTTGAACACGCAAGGGCATTAAAGTGAGTAAATAGCAGTGTAGTAAATGTTAAAAATAAAGTTTTCATTACACTCCTAGTATTTAAATAGCGCATTAAGTGCTGTTTTGTTTTTGTTTATATGCTCATTAATTACTGCAAGCTCAGTAACCGACACCGTTTTTTTGCTAAACATTAAATAAATATCGTCTTTATTTACATACTCAATGTTGGTTACTAATTTTATATTTGAGCCCTTTTGGCCAAAATAAGCACCCACTAACTCGTCTTCAATAGCAAAATCAATACGTTGTTTATTAAGCATTTCAAAGCGTTTACTGGTTGCACTGGTGTATTCAATCTGCTTTTTATATTTAGTTTTATATTGCTCAAATTCCTCGCCGTAGTAGCTTCCAAAGTTAGCGCCAACAATAAAGCCTTGTTTAAAAATGTCTTCGAGGTTTTTAACGCTATGCTGATTATTTTTGTTTTCGTATAAACGCATAACTTCAGTTCGGTAGTTATCACTAAAGTGCACATATTTAGCGCGCTCATCTGTATAACTTGCAGCCCACTCTAAATCAATACGGCCGTATTTAAGCTCAATAAAAGCCCGCTTAGAATTTGGTAGCAACTTAACTTCAAAACAAAAAGGGGAGTCAGCAAATATAATGTTAAGTGCATCAACCTCCGAGCCTTGCAGTTTACCGTTAATACCCATTACATAAGGCGGCCAAAAAGCATCGTGCGATGCCACGCTAAAGGTTCTCTCACAAGCAAATACATTAAATGGGGCCGTAAACAGCAAACATAAAAATACGGTAATTAATTTATTCATTACGCCTCATAGTTATTATTTTGCTCATTATTACAACAGTATAAACCAGCTTTTGTATTTTAGCGGCGCGGGTTTGTATGAATATGTAAAAACCATCCGTAATTATGAGAACGCCTAGTATGCAGGTGTTTATAGAAGGGGGGGTATTGCATTTTATATTTTATACTGCGTATGTATCACTCAACATCAGTGCTTAATAACAATGGCGTATTAATTTAAAAATTTCTACTTATTAAGCCTATATTTAATGTGCTTGTTCCTGTAGATTAAACAAATAATGAATGCAGTATTAACAGTGCCTTAGCTGTTAAACGATTAGCCAAGGAGCGGTGAGTCTCGTGTCAAACACCACACTTACTTATTACAACCAAAATGCCAAAGCCTTTAGCGACTCAACACTAAACGTTGATATGTCGGCGCTTTATGCTGAGTTTTTACCGCACGTTGCACAGCACGGGAGTATTTTAGATGCCGGTTGTGGCAGTGCGCGCGATGCCGCTTTTTTTAAAGCGCAGGGTTTTACTGTAAGTGCGTTTGATGCAAGCCCAGAGCTGGCAGAGTTGGCAAGCAGTTACTTACAACAACCTGTAGCGATTAAAACATTCCAAGAGCTAAATTGTGTAAATCAATACGACGGTATTTGGTGCTGTGCTAGTTTATTACACGTTCCAAAGGCTGAGTTACCGCAGGTGTTTTTAAACCTACAACGTGCGCTTAAACCGAATGGCGTTTTGTATGTTTCGTTCAAATATGGCGATACAGAGCGTGTGCATAATGGTCGTGAATTTACCGATTTAACCGAAAATTCTTTAACGCATTTACTTAGCAATACGCAGTTAAAAGCTATTAAACAATGGCAAAGTGTTGACAAGCGACCAGAGCGCGAAAGTGAAGTGTGGCTAAATGCGCTTATAAAAGTAGTGCACGTTTTATGATTGGAGCAATGCAGCAACAGCTCGACTTTATTGCATATATTCAGCGAATGTTGGTCGAAGGTGAATTCACAGCTACTTATAAATATGCATTGTTACATGCAATTGCTGATGTGTGTGTAGAGCATAAAAATAGTAATCCCGCTGCTCCAATGGAAATTGAAATCGACACTCTGGTTGATAAGTTTATTCAACTGTATTGGAATCACTCGGTGCCCTATGCGTTGGGTACAACAGATATAATAACCAATGCCGAAGATATGTTACTTAAGCAAAATAGCTTAGGCCAAGCAAAGTTCATTACCGAGATATTTAAGCTGCAAAATGCAGGTATTAAAAGTTATAACGCATTCAAAAATGATCAGCAATACAGCAAAGTAATAAGCTCATTACGGCGTACATTTATTGATGGGCCTCTTTGGCGCTTGCAGTTACTTTCGGGAAAAGAAGAGTGCTTTTTATATCCTCATACACTTTTAGGTAAAGGCAGAGAGCCAAAGCGAATTGTTTTAAATGTAGGTATTGCTCAGTGTTTTAGGCGTTTTTACGATTTGGTTGTGCATCTTAGTGTTACTGAATGGGTAGAAAAAGTACAAACAATAAAAGCGAATCAAACGTTATTGGGATCGCAAAGCCAGCTACAAGAGTTTTTATTTGGTACTAATAGAACTGCTTTAAAAGTAGTTGCGCCGCTGCTTATTGATATTCAAAAAGGGCTTTGCTTTTATTGCCAAAAGCCAATGAATCTAAAAAACGAAAAAGAAACTAAAAAAACACCAGAGATCGATCATTTTATCCCGTTTAAGCGTTATCCAAACGACTTAGCACATAACTTTGTTGCTGCGCATGCTGATTGTAATAACAATAAGCGAGACCACCTCGCAGCATTCGCTCACCGCGACCGCTGGCTAGAACAAAACCTCGATACTCATAAAGCCGAAATCGCCAATAAACTCCAACCTTACTTTTATTGTGATTCAGATAAGTCACTGGCAGTCAGTAATTGGGCATATCAGGTTGCACAGGCTAACAGTGCAAAGTTATGGGTAAAGAAAGGTTATTTTGAAGAGGCGGCTGGTTTTAAATATCAGCAACCAAGTGCTGGGCTGGATTTAGTAGCGGAAGAAAAGCCAAGGTATGACGTGTAATACATAATTTGTAGTTCGTGCTGTAGGCGGGAGTTTATCTCGCGCTTTGGGTTGTAGCCGCAAAGCTTGCTCGCGCGAAAAGCGAAGCTTTTAAACTTCGGTGTAATTAATGTGTAGGTGCGATTTTATATCGCGCTCATAAGTTTTTTGCTTGGTATTCAAGGGATTAAAAACCTCTATTCGAGGTTATATCGCGTTGGCGATGGCAACCAAAGGGCGGCTGCCGCCGACCGCCCTTTGGAA
Proteins encoded in this region:
- a CDS encoding nuclear transport factor 2 family protein, which translates into the protein MKPLSIIFASLITTVALITYAAEQSEPEQKEQQVEAQANAEKPKVEDEQSVTQVKADDKVNTLEYKAPELKKPTIDATKPDDSKVLGNEQIKPTEKPKNKIEKAVAVAEAEKAVTQAKEALTVKQQTKAKQSRESLAVVEQLVKAYNARNIEEFLRVYAEDVEFYIFPNELLFKGKEKLIERYGLMFKKLKCIHSSPIKRIVHGDIVIDHELSETCSTDEKVVDKRSELISSYQIKDGKIVRVLFFR
- a CDS encoding class I SAM-dependent methyltransferase, encoding MSNTTLTYYNQNAKAFSDSTLNVDMSALYAEFLPHVAQHGSILDAGCGSARDAAFFKAQGFTVSAFDASPELAELASSYLQQPVAIKTFQELNCVNQYDGIWCCASLLHVPKAELPQVFLNLQRALKPNGVLYVSFKYGDTERVHNGREFTDLTENSLTHLLSNTQLKAIKQWQSVDKRPERESEVWLNALIKVVHVL
- a CDS encoding substrate-binding periplasmic protein; amino-acid sequence: MKTLFLTFTTLLFTHFNALACSKTLVMGTNETNWPPYLVKQGDTFLGTEVDAVNAIFKDSKFCIKWTYFPSFSRVQAELKNGRVDITYAASYTKKRAQYAHFSLPYRAEVMHLYKHKDSPDVTSLPELFSKEFTAGINRGSFFGNELEQLKTKYSTQVVLTAQANNRFSMLDKKRIDYVIEDSVVAQYFVKKHPSITQVKSITPINVNNVHFMLSKESLTLDDVATVNQLITKNAAAIKLIYQPVH
- a CDS encoding ABC-F family ATPase, with product MISTANITMQFGAEPLFENISAKFGNGNRYGLIGANGCGKSTFMKILSGALVPSAGNVSITPGLKLGNLSQDQFAFEQYSVVDAVIMGDVELWKVKQERERIYSLPEMSEDDGMKVADLESVFAEMDGYTAESRAEEILLEAGIDKEFHYGLMANVAPGWKLRVLLAQALFANPDILLLDEPTNNLDIHTITWLANELNKRKCTMIIISHDRHFLNSVCTHMADIDYGELRIYPGNYEKFLDAAGLQREQLLAENAKKSAEIDELQDFVNRFGANASKAKQASSRAKKMDKIKLDEVKSSSRMSPSLSFDEGKKMYRQALEVNKLGHGFDGETLFTGGDLLLEAGAKLAVIGENGVGKTTFLRCLVDELKSNEGEIKWSENATFGYCPQDSTKDFENDLTLFDWMSQWRTAKHNDLMVRGMLGRLLFTADDSNKKARNCSGGEKNRLLFGKLMMQDVNVLVMDEPTNHMDMEAIEALNNALKDFEGTLIFVSHDREFVSSLATRIIDIKDKKVIDFQGTFDEYLASCEEKKA
- a CDS encoding IS30 family transposase; this translates as MRHYKQLTYAQRCQIAVLKKSGFTQQSIAELTNLSQSTISRELSRNTGKRGYRHKQAHERALFRRRSVRKPLKMTPEMIALITQKLNEKWSPEQITGWLRKESERSVSHECIYLYIWEDKKAGGELYLHLRRHGKKYHKRSHGKTNRGQIKNRVSIEDRPQIVDEKGRIGDWEIDTVIGKGHRGALVTIVERVTQFTVSTQVAGKTAEAVTAATIELLRPYRSALHSITADNGKEFAYHEQITEALSVPVYFAHPYHSWERGLNENTNGLLRQYWPKSTDFKAVTPAQVIPVLEQLNNRPRKTLGFETPAKLMQDHLAAKAA
- a CDS encoding substrate-binding periplasmic protein encodes the protein MNKLITVFLCLLFTAPFNVFACERTFSVASHDAFWPPYVMGINGKLQGSEVDALNIIFADSPFCFEVKLLPNSKRAFIELKYGRIDLEWAASYTDERAKYVHFSDNYRTEVMRLYENKNNQHSVKNLEDIFKQGFIVGANFGSYYGEEFEQYKTKYKKQIEYTSATSKRFEMLNKQRIDFAIEDELVGAYFGQKGSNIKLVTNIEYVNKDDIYLMFSKKTVSVTELAVINEHINKNKTALNALFKY
- a CDS encoding ferredoxin--NADP reductase, producing MSNWVEATVKSVIWWSETLFSLTVNANVEPFKAGQFTKLSIMDGDKRIARAYSYVNAPENPDLEFYLINVIDGLLSPRLATLQPGETVLIEQHATGFFTLDEIPQSDQLWMLGTGTAIGPFLSILQQPDVWKKYKSINLVHGVRFNNDLSYQALINELLRVYPEQLNYIPVVSREEPLQGLSGRITNAIESNGLFEHVKLTPEPSNAQFMICGNPQMVKDTTALLLDKNFTRNRRKAPGNITVEQYW
- a CDS encoding HNH endonuclease; translation: MIGAMQQQLDFIAYIQRMLVEGEFTATYKYALLHAIADVCVEHKNSNPAAPMEIEIDTLVDKFIQLYWNHSVPYALGTTDIITNAEDMLLKQNSLGQAKFITEIFKLQNAGIKSYNAFKNDQQYSKVISSLRRTFIDGPLWRLQLLSGKEECFLYPHTLLGKGREPKRIVLNVGIAQCFRRFYDLVVHLSVTEWVEKVQTIKANQTLLGSQSQLQEFLFGTNRTALKVVAPLLIDIQKGLCFYCQKPMNLKNEKETKKTPEIDHFIPFKRYPNDLAHNFVAAHADCNNNKRDHLAAFAHRDRWLEQNLDTHKAEIANKLQPYFYCDSDKSLAVSNWAYQVAQANSAKLWVKKGYFEEAAGFKYQQPSAGLDLVAEEKPRYDV